A stretch of Microcoleus sp. FACHB-68 DNA encodes these proteins:
- a CDS encoding DUF760 domain-containing protein has translation MVFNPDFNESDTDDSETNPLLKYLQHQPPEVLARVAKSASPEIKQIISQNVKGLVGLLPSDHFDVHITTNRENLAGLLASAMMTGYFLRQMEQRMQLDESLDDCVSLRRDSSAGGESECD, from the coding sequence ATGGTGTTTAACCCTGACTTTAACGAATCCGACACTGACGACAGCGAAACGAACCCGCTGCTGAAATATCTCCAGCACCAACCCCCTGAGGTTTTGGCCCGTGTGGCCAAGTCCGCCAGTCCCGAAATTAAGCAAATCATTTCTCAAAACGTCAAAGGACTCGTGGGACTGCTTCCCTCCGATCATTTTGATGTTCATATCACCACCAACCGCGAAAACTTAGCAGGGTTGCTGGCTTCCGCCATGATGACCGGCTATTTTCTGCGGCAGATGGAACAGCGAATGCAACTAGATGAAAGTCTAGACGATTGTGTCTCCCTGCGTCGCGATTCCTCTGCCGGTGGAGAATCCGAGTGCGATTAA
- the scpB gene encoding SMC-Scp complex subunit ScpB, with amino-acid sequence MHRLATKIEAILYLKGQPLSLAEILEYAGCEKDDAEDALIELMNDYAHRDSALEVVETPAGYCLQLRDSFQELVQTIIPLDLGLGALRTLAVIALKAPITQTELVELRGSGAYQHVQELLELGFVRRRRQTDGRSYWLQITDKFHQYFQVDQLPQQLELKFPLSEEENLEEE; translated from the coding sequence ATGCATCGTTTAGCAACCAAAATAGAAGCCATTCTCTACCTAAAGGGTCAACCCCTTTCCCTTGCAGAAATTCTTGAATATGCCGGTTGTGAGAAAGACGACGCGGAAGACGCTTTGATTGAATTGATGAACGACTACGCGCACCGCGACAGCGCTTTAGAAGTCGTTGAGACGCCGGCTGGATATTGCTTGCAACTGCGAGACAGCTTCCAAGAGTTAGTACAAACAATTATTCCCTTAGATTTAGGGTTGGGCGCACTGCGGACTTTGGCGGTGATCGCTCTAAAAGCGCCGATTACGCAAACTGAATTAGTAGAACTGCGGGGTTCTGGCGCTTATCAGCACGTTCAAGAACTTTTGGAACTGGGTTTTGTTCGCAGACGCCGGCAAACCGATGGCCGGTCTTATTGGTTGCAGATAACCGATAAGTTTCATCAATATTTCCAAGTTGATCAATTGCCGCAGCAGCTAGAACTGAAATTCCCCCTCAGCGAAGAGGAAAACTTGGAAGAAGAATAA
- the ccmA gene encoding heme ABC exporter ATP-binding protein CcmA — protein MGAAVSLHNVHKVYNNVPVVDELSFTLEAGEMFGLLGPNGAGKSTTIRMLTTLTRPTSGRIEVAGYDVTRQAAQVKQSIGVVLQQISVDNDLSVWENMEFHGRLHHIPNPSRQKLINQWLEYVELADRRDDLVKTLSGGMKRRLQIARALLHEPKILFLDEPTVGLDPQTRRRLWEIIRDLNKQGMTMLLTTHYMDEVEYLCDRIGIMDAGKLIELGTLEQLRQKHGEGLVMKQIGDRWEYVFFPNLEQANAYLEQQSDKTGMMVRPSNLEDIFVELTGRQLD, from the coding sequence ATGGGTGCTGCCGTCTCGCTCCACAACGTTCACAAAGTTTATAACAACGTCCCCGTCGTTGACGAACTCTCTTTTACCCTCGAAGCCGGCGAAATGTTCGGTTTGCTTGGCCCAAATGGAGCCGGCAAGTCTACAACGATTCGGATGCTGACTACTCTGACGCGCCCCACGAGTGGACGGATAGAAGTGGCCGGTTATGATGTCACGCGGCAAGCAGCGCAAGTTAAGCAGTCGATTGGCGTTGTGTTGCAACAAATTAGTGTTGACAACGATTTGTCTGTGTGGGAGAACATGGAATTTCACGGGCGGTTGCATCATATTCCCAACCCTAGCCGGCAGAAATTGATTAACCAGTGGCTCGAATATGTGGAACTTGCAGATCGGCGGGATGATCTGGTTAAAACCTTGTCGGGAGGGATGAAGCGCCGGCTGCAAATTGCTAGAGCACTGTTGCATGAACCGAAAATTCTATTTCTCGATGAGCCAACCGTCGGACTCGATCCGCAAACTCGCCGCCGGCTGTGGGAAATTATTCGTGATTTGAACAAGCAGGGAATGACGATGCTGCTAACCACTCACTATATGGATGAGGTAGAGTATTTATGCGATCGCATCGGAATTATGGATGCCGGCAAGCTGATTGAATTGGGCACTTTGGAACAACTGCGGCAGAAACACGGCGAAGGACTGGTGATGAAGCAAATTGGAGATCGCTGGGAATATGTGTTTTTCCCGAACTTGGAACAAGCAAATGCCTATCTTGAGCAGCAAAGCGATAAAACCGGCATGATGGTGCGCCCCTCCAATTTGGAAGATATTTTTGTGGAACTCACAGGACGCCAGTTAGACTAA
- a CDS encoding FGGY-family carbohydrate kinase codes for MNFYLGIDFGTTGARATAIDAAGTLHAEAQYPFDGTSDLQNHLPDLWQTALFTLISQIPQEICRDLRAIAINGTSSTVLLCDAGGKVIAEPLLYNDGRGVAVMQELKAIAPANHPVISATSSLAKLLWFKQNANLPLQKHYFLHQADWLAFLLHGRLGISDYHNALKLGYDPERLCYPNWLLDIKSLPHLPEIVKPGMPVGEITAEIAERFGLPADCQVCAGTTDSIAAFLASGVQSPGEAVTSLGSTLVIKLLSQTRIDDARYGIYSHRLEDLWLVGGASNTGGAVLRQFFTDTELESLSRQIDPQQESPLDYYPLTKAGDRFPINDPNLPPRLEPRPDNPVEFLQGLLESIARIEAQAYQLLQELGATKLTRVYTAGGGAKNPVWSAIRERLLKVPVGVPAHTEAAYGTALLAMRGLTQ; via the coding sequence ATGAACTTCTATCTCGGTATAGATTTCGGCACCACCGGCGCACGGGCAACTGCAATTGATGCTGCCGGCACCCTTCACGCCGAGGCGCAATATCCTTTTGATGGCACCAGCGATTTACAAAATCATTTGCCGGATCTCTGGCAAACGGCGTTATTTACCTTAATTTCCCAAATTCCCCAGGAAATCTGCCGCGATCTTAGGGCAATTGCGATTAATGGCACCTCTTCCACCGTTTTGCTCTGCGATGCCGGTGGCAAAGTGATTGCTGAACCGCTTCTCTACAACGATGGGCGGGGAGTCGCGGTGATGCAGGAGTTAAAAGCCATTGCCCCCGCAAATCATCCGGTAATTAGCGCCACTTCCAGTTTGGCTAAACTTCTGTGGTTCAAGCAAAACGCAAACTTGCCACTGCAAAAGCATTATTTCCTGCATCAGGCCGATTGGTTAGCCTTTTTATTACATGGCCGGCTTGGTATCAGTGACTATCACAACGCCCTGAAGCTGGGTTATGACCCTGAGCGTTTGTGCTATCCCAACTGGTTATTAGATATTAAATCACTACCACATTTACCAGAAATTGTCAAGCCAGGGATGCCGGTGGGGGAAATCACCGCAGAAATTGCCGAGCGGTTTGGCTTGCCGGCAGATTGCCAGGTATGCGCCGGCACCACGGACAGCATAGCCGCATTTCTCGCAAGCGGTGTGCAATCCCCCGGAGAAGCGGTAACGTCCCTCGGTTCCACCCTGGTGATCAAGCTGCTCAGCCAAACTCGCATCGATGATGCTCGCTATGGTATTTACAGTCACCGGCTAGAGGATCTGTGGCTAGTTGGCGGCGCTTCCAACACCGGCGGCGCAGTGCTGCGGCAATTTTTCACCGATACCGAGTTAGAAAGTCTCAGCCGGCAGATTGATCCTCAGCAAGAAAGTCCGCTTGATTACTATCCTTTGACCAAAGCCGGTGATCGCTTCCCGATTAACGATCCCAATTTGCCCCCACGATTGGAACCGCGCCCGGATAATCCAGTAGAATTCTTGCAGGGTTTATTAGAAAGTATTGCCCGAATTGAAGCGCAAGCCTATCAACTTTTGCAAGAGTTGGGTGCGACTAAATTAACGCGCGTTTATACTGCCGGTGGCGGTGCTAAAAACCCGGTTTGGAGTGCAATTCGCGAACGTTTATTAAAGGTGCCGGTGGGGGTGCCGGCACATACTGAAGCAGCTTATGGCACAGCATTATTAGCAATGCGCGGGCTAACTCAATAA
- the pcrA gene encoding DNA helicase PcrA — translation MTQTTDFLSLLNSSQRQAVEHFCGPLLVVAGAGSGKTRALTFRVANLIRTHRVDPENILAVTFTNKAAREMKERIEKLFAQQQAIEKYRKPFDALAPDEQTRLRSWVYKTYIKPLWVGTFHSLCARILRYDIEKYQDERGRRWKRTFSIYDESDAQSRIKQIVTKTLNLDDKKFDPRSVRYAISNAKNQGLNPQELEREQPNMRGRVIANAYSLYQDALAANNALDFDDLIRLPVQLFNQNETVLGYWHQKFCHILVDEYQDTNRVQYDLIRLLVTNNESPKTFNNWQNRSVFVVGDVDQAIYSFRMADFKILLDFQQDFGDGLPDDDTRTMVKLEENYRSRDNILHAANHLIEKNTQRIDKVLRPTRGEGEPIYLHRAGNEIEEAEFVVGEIRKLVRKHPELKWGDFAILYRTNPQSRVFEDSLVEWNIPYNLVGGLKFYDRKEVKDVVAYLRFIVNPADTLSLERIINTPRRGIGKATLDRLQNAAQQLTIPLWEILTDAESVNTLAGRTAKPILQFVEMMCGWQAKAQVEEGSKPTSPSEIVQGILEDSGYVQDLKEQGKEGEDRLANVLQLYNKVLDFEEENPDATLEDFLANAALSSDMDNMKEEESRVSVMTLHAAKGLEFPVVFLVGMEQGLLPHFRSLDDPASLEEERRLCYVGITRAQERLFLTHASERRTWGNREPAIPSLFLSELPKEFLSGSKAKSMSAGMQKTKGAGEKFTLKNAAKILDWKVGDRVVDGRHGVGKVTHLLGSGEKRTLGIKFSGGNLMIIDPKTAPLQRLE, via the coding sequence ATGACTCAAACCACTGACTTTCTCAGCCTCCTCAACTCATCCCAACGCCAAGCCGTTGAGCATTTCTGCGGGCCATTATTGGTTGTTGCCGGCGCAGGTTCTGGCAAAACACGGGCGCTAACTTTTCGGGTGGCAAATTTAATCCGCACCCACCGAGTCGATCCAGAAAATATTCTGGCGGTGACTTTCACCAACAAAGCGGCGCGGGAAATGAAGGAACGCATCGAGAAATTATTCGCCCAGCAGCAAGCAATCGAAAAATACCGCAAGCCTTTTGATGCTTTAGCACCCGATGAACAAACAAGGCTGCGTTCGTGGGTGTACAAAACTTATATTAAACCGCTTTGGGTGGGTACATTCCACAGTTTGTGTGCGCGGATTCTCCGTTATGATATTGAAAAATATCAAGATGAAAGGGGTCGCCGGTGGAAGCGAACGTTTTCTATTTATGATGAATCGGACGCGCAAAGCCGGATTAAACAAATTGTTACCAAAACTCTAAATTTGGATGACAAAAAATTTGATCCGCGTTCTGTCCGTTATGCGATTAGTAATGCCAAAAACCAGGGATTGAACCCGCAAGAACTTGAGCGAGAACAGCCGAATATGCGCGGGCGGGTCATTGCTAACGCTTACAGCCTTTATCAAGACGCGCTTGCCGCTAATAACGCCCTTGATTTTGATGATTTGATTCGGTTGCCGGTGCAGCTATTTAATCAAAATGAGACGGTATTGGGTTACTGGCATCAAAAGTTTTGCCACATTTTAGTCGATGAATATCAAGACACGAACCGAGTTCAGTATGATTTAATTCGGTTGCTGGTAACGAACAACGAAAGCCCCAAAACCTTTAATAACTGGCAAAATCGCTCAGTTTTTGTCGTTGGGGATGTGGATCAGGCAATTTATTCGTTCCGCATGGCAGATTTCAAAATTTTGCTGGATTTTCAGCAAGACTTTGGCGACGGGTTGCCAGATGATGACACGCGCACGATGGTGAAACTAGAGGAAAATTACCGCTCTAGAGATAATATTCTGCACGCGGCGAATCACCTGATTGAAAAGAATACCCAGCGGATTGATAAAGTGCTGCGTCCGACGCGTGGGGAAGGTGAACCGATTTATTTGCATCGTGCCGGTAATGAAATTGAAGAAGCTGAATTTGTTGTGGGCGAAATTAGAAAATTGGTTCGCAAGCACCCTGAACTGAAATGGGGAGATTTTGCTATTTTATATCGCACAAATCCTCAGTCGCGGGTATTTGAAGACTCACTGGTAGAATGGAATATCCCTTACAATTTGGTTGGAGGGTTAAAGTTTTACGACCGCAAAGAAGTTAAAGATGTGGTTGCCTATTTGCGATTTATTGTGAACCCAGCCGATACGCTGAGTTTGGAGAGAATTATCAACACACCCCGCCGAGGAATTGGAAAAGCCACCTTAGATCGGCTACAAAATGCGGCCCAACAATTAACGATCCCATTGTGGGAAATTCTTACAGATGCAGAATCGGTGAATACTTTAGCAGGACGGACTGCAAAGCCCATTCTTCAGTTTGTGGAAATGATGTGCGGGTGGCAGGCAAAAGCGCAAGTTGAGGAAGGAAGTAAACCCACCAGTCCGTCGGAAATTGTGCAAGGTATTTTAGAAGATTCTGGTTACGTTCAAGATTTGAAAGAGCAAGGCAAGGAAGGTGAAGATCGCTTAGCCAACGTGTTGCAACTTTATAACAAAGTGTTGGACTTTGAAGAAGAAAATCCCGACGCCACCCTAGAAGATTTTCTGGCAAATGCAGCGCTGAGTTCTGACATGGATAATATGAAAGAAGAAGAATCTCGCGTTTCAGTGATGACGCTGCACGCTGCTAAAGGCTTAGAATTTCCGGTGGTTTTTTTAGTAGGAATGGAACAAGGTTTATTACCTCATTTCCGCAGCTTAGATGATCCGGCTTCTTTAGAAGAGGAACGCCGGCTGTGTTATGTAGGCATTACTCGCGCACAGGAACGGCTGTTTCTGACTCATGCCAGTGAACGGCGTACTTGGGGAAACCGGGAGCCGGCGATTCCTTCGTTATTTCTCTCAGAATTACCTAAAGAGTTTCTGAGTGGAAGTAAAGCAAAAAGTATGAGTGCGGGGATGCAGAAGACTAAAGGGGCGGGGGAGAAATTTACGCTCAAAAATGCTGCTAAAATCCTAGATTGGAAAGTGGGTGATCGCGTGGTTGATGGGCGACATGGGGTTGGGAAAGTGACTCATCTTTTGGGATCGGGGGAGAAAAGAACCTTAGGGATTAAGTTTTCCGGTGGTAATTTGATGATTATCGATCCGAAGACTGCGCCGCTGCAACGTTTGGAATAA